A window of Flavobacterium flavigenum contains these coding sequences:
- a CDS encoding CoA-binding protein has translation MKNKKTLVLGATTKPQRYAFRAINMLTQKGHTVLAIGQNAGEVAGVKIHTKAIPVTNIDTVTLYLNPVRQRDYYNYIVEAQPKRVIFNPGTENPELYQLLELNNIKVEVACTLVLLATNQY, from the coding sequence ATGAAAAATAAAAAAACTTTAGTTCTCGGTGCTACAACAAAACCGCAACGTTATGCTTTTAGAGCAATAAATATGCTTACTCAAAAAGGACATACTGTTTTGGCAATAGGTCAAAATGCCGGAGAAGTTGCGGGAGTAAAAATTCATACTAAAGCCATTCCTGTTACAAATATAGATACAGTCACTTTGTATTTAAATCCGGTTCGTCAGCGTGATTACTATAATTATATTGTGGAGGCACAGCCTAAACGGGTAATTTTTAATCCCGGTACTGAAAATCCTGAGTTATACCAGTTACTTGAACTTAACAATATCAAAGTCGAAGTTGCCTGTACACTAGTTTTATTAGCAACAAATCAATATTAG
- a CDS encoding MarC family NAAT transporter yields MDLFIYLFAALFSVLNPIGTVPIFVGLTHDDTDSERSRISLWTAINVFIILIVSFFIGQYVLTFFGISIDALRIAGGLVILNSGFSLLSGKISKKRGINKKIENDAQKRNDIALTPLAIPMLAGPGSISLLIAFYQEHHEIEEIIISSLAILAISIAIFIILKSAHYLARILGASGIVAISRIIGFIVIAIGIQYIVSSIINIIKGNLM; encoded by the coding sequence ATGGATTTATTCATTTATTTATTCGCTGCCCTTTTCTCTGTTTTAAATCCAATTGGTACTGTTCCTATCTTTGTAGGCCTTACTCATGATGATACCGACAGTGAACGATCCAGAATTTCATTATGGACCGCTATTAATGTTTTCATCATTTTAATTGTATCATTCTTTATTGGACAATATGTACTCACTTTTTTCGGAATCAGTATTGACGCACTTCGTATTGCCGGCGGGCTAGTGATTTTAAATTCAGGGTTTTCATTGTTGTCAGGAAAAATCAGCAAGAAAAGAGGAATTAATAAAAAGATTGAAAACGACGCTCAAAAGAGAAATGATATTGCATTGACGCCATTAGCAATTCCGATGCTGGCAGGACCAGGCTCTATTTCTTTATTAATTGCTTTTTATCAGGAACACCATGAAATTGAAGAAATAATTATTTCAAGTTTAGCAATTTTGGCAATTTCAATTGCAATTTTTATTATCCTGAAGAGTGCTCACTATTTGGCACGTATTTTAGGAGCTTCAGGTATTGTCGCTATTTCAAGAATAATTGGTTTTATTGTAATTGCTATAGGAATTCAATACATAGTTAGTTCTATAATTAATATCATAAAAGGCAATCTCATGTAG
- a CDS encoding polysaccharide biosynthesis/export family protein, whose translation MTKNCFYLLLISTLFTSCIPIKDLVYLQDKGNAGNENTVSAVESKPYRLQVNDVLNVDIKAIDPKLVAIFKASENENSSGGKSESQLYFNGFTVDDHGNIRMPILGEINVIGYTLEEVRIKIEKKLLEEYFKTEANIFVTVKLSGFRYTINGEVGSTGTKIIFKENVNIMEAIANAGDITTVGNRKAVTIIRQTPTGVQMNDIDLTDANVMKSPYYYLQPNDYVYVKPLRQKTWGTGQTGIQSIGTIITLLSLATTVYLIIKN comes from the coding sequence ATGACAAAAAACTGTTTTTATTTATTACTAATTAGTACGCTTTTTACATCATGTATTCCTATAAAAGATTTAGTGTATTTGCAGGATAAAGGGAATGCCGGAAATGAGAATACAGTTTCTGCAGTTGAATCAAAGCCTTATAGATTACAGGTTAACGATGTTTTAAATGTGGATATTAAAGCAATTGATCCTAAATTAGTTGCTATTTTTAAAGCTTCTGAAAATGAAAATAGTAGCGGAGGTAAATCCGAATCACAATTATATTTTAACGGTTTTACAGTTGATGATCATGGTAATATAAGAATGCCAATTTTAGGAGAAATAAACGTAATTGGATATACGCTTGAAGAAGTACGAATCAAAATTGAAAAAAAACTACTTGAGGAGTATTTTAAAACAGAAGCAAATATATTTGTTACCGTAAAATTATCAGGTTTCAGGTATACTATAAACGGCGAAGTAGGGAGCACAGGAACTAAAATAATATTTAAAGAAAATGTAAATATTATGGAAGCAATTGCAAATGCTGGTGATATTACTACTGTTGGTAATAGAAAAGCGGTTACTATAATACGACAGACGCCTACAGGTGTACAGATGAATGATATTGATCTGACAGATGCAAATGTGATGAAATCCCCTTATTATTATTTGCAGCCTAATGATTATGTTTATGTAAAGCCATTAAGGCAAAAAACTTGGGGAACAGGACAAACCGGTATTCAGTCAATAGGAACTATAATAACTTTATTGTCATTGGCAACAACGGTATATTTGATTATCAAAAATTAA
- a CDS encoding GumC family protein encodes MLDIKDFSIFENHTGFDFKGFLLKIFGYWKLFLVSLIIAFTIAYQVNIRKEKIYSMKTLISIKEESNPFFTSNTSLVFNWGGISDQVSGISTILQSRSHNELVVDKLQYYIDYLQKGDYNMVDVYGSVPFYVNIDKTKPQLAGTLISIKFLTPNEYQIRIPFENNSVSLFTYADNSYSNTTVQPIEFIKKYKVGEKVVLPFLNWKLEINDNPGFYTGNEYFIKFNDFDATVSRYRGIGVEADEKAGSILTLSLQGTNKARMVEYLNSTVEMLIKNQLDAKNQFATNTISFIDSTLVAMESQLKETGNELKSFRKDKNIYEIEEGGGKVSEKILNFDVERDAVTRKIAYYNSLKAYLKNSNDYSKLPAPSVAGIEDPNVVTNVSKLIGLSAQRSEMSYAVKSDKIFKDFDNQMIAVKNVLLENIATAKSSLQYDLSLVSNKISEAESTIKKLPEEQQELLKIKRKYDLSDNIYATFLQKRNEAEIVKASNLSDIHFIDSAKDIGGGLIGPKTSVNYVLALFLGILLPLIIVFLLFFINNTIQNTEDISTQTHIPLIGVVGINKENTSLAVFQKPKSALSEAFRGIRSSLQFMYKKRQLDGAKTLMLTSSISGEGKTFCSINIATVFALSEKKTVIIGMDLRKPRLADEFNLVNQYGVVNYLIKQKTLNEIVNKTQIPYLDVILSGPIPPNPSELIISEVMGELIDELKKTYDYIILDTPPVGLVSDALELMQYSDVTLYVVRQNYSKKEMITLLNNRVKRGELSNISIVLNGFENKAKYGSAYGYGYYGSYGTYSNGYHEEEKETGFLKNIFKIFKK; translated from the coding sequence ATGTTAGATATAAAAGATTTTTCCATTTTTGAAAATCATACAGGTTTCGATTTTAAAGGCTTTCTCCTCAAAATTTTTGGCTATTGGAAATTGTTTTTAGTAAGCTTAATTATTGCGTTTACCATAGCGTATCAGGTTAATATTCGAAAAGAAAAGATTTACAGCATGAAAACTTTAATTTCGATTAAAGAAGAAAGTAATCCTTTTTTTACTTCCAATACAAGTTTGGTTTTTAACTGGGGAGGTATTTCAGATCAGGTAAGCGGTATTTCTACTATTCTACAATCAAGATCGCACAACGAATTGGTAGTAGATAAATTACAGTATTATATAGATTATCTTCAAAAAGGGGATTATAACATGGTTGATGTATATGGTTCTGTTCCTTTTTATGTTAATATTGATAAAACAAAACCGCAGTTAGCCGGAACTTTAATTAGTATTAAGTTTTTGACTCCAAACGAATACCAAATCAGAATTCCGTTTGAGAATAATTCGGTTTCTCTATTTACTTATGCTGATAACAGTTATAGTAATACAACTGTTCAACCTATTGAATTTATTAAAAAATATAAAGTTGGAGAAAAGGTTGTGTTGCCATTTTTAAACTGGAAGCTGGAAATAAATGATAATCCTGGTTTTTATACAGGGAACGAATATTTTATAAAGTTTAATGATTTTGATGCCACAGTTTCAAGATATAGAGGAATCGGGGTTGAAGCAGATGAAAAAGCTGGTTCAATTTTGACGCTATCGTTACAGGGAACAAATAAAGCAAGAATGGTGGAATATTTAAATTCAACTGTTGAAATGCTGATAAAAAATCAGTTAGATGCTAAAAATCAATTTGCTACAAATACTATAAGTTTTATTGATAGTACTCTCGTTGCAATGGAATCTCAATTAAAAGAAACCGGAAATGAGCTTAAATCTTTTAGAAAAGATAAAAATATATATGAGATAGAAGAAGGGGGAGGAAAGGTTTCGGAGAAGATCCTTAATTTTGATGTTGAAAGAGATGCAGTCACTCGTAAAATTGCGTACTACAATTCTTTAAAAGCATATTTAAAAAACAGTAATGATTATTCAAAGTTGCCGGCACCTTCCGTTGCAGGAATTGAAGATCCTAATGTTGTTACAAACGTTTCGAAACTTATTGGATTGTCTGCACAGAGATCTGAAATGTCTTATGCTGTAAAAAGTGATAAAATTTTTAAAGATTTTGACAATCAAATGATTGCTGTGAAAAATGTTTTACTTGAAAACATAGCAACAGCAAAGTCATCTTTACAATATGATTTATCGTTGGTTAGTAATAAAATTAGCGAAGCGGAGAGTACTATTAAAAAACTACCGGAAGAACAACAAGAATTATTGAAAATCAAAAGAAAATATGATTTAAGTGATAATATTTACGCTACGTTTCTCCAAAAAAGAAATGAAGCCGAGATTGTAAAAGCATCTAATTTATCCGATATACATTTTATAGATAGTGCAAAAGATATTGGTGGAGGTTTGATTGGTCCGAAAACTTCTGTGAATTACGTGTTAGCTTTATTTTTAGGTATCCTTTTACCTTTAATTATTGTTTTCCTGCTTTTTTTTATTAATAATACAATTCAAAATACTGAAGATATTAGCACTCAAACCCATATTCCATTAATTGGAGTTGTTGGTATCAATAAAGAAAATACCAGTTTAGCAGTTTTTCAAAAACCTAAATCAGCATTATCAGAAGCTTTTAGAGGCATTCGTTCGTCTCTGCAGTTTATGTATAAAAAAAGGCAATTAGACGGAGCAAAAACATTAATGCTCACTTCATCAATCAGTGGGGAAGGAAAGACATTCTGCTCAATTAATATTGCAACTGTTTTTGCACTTAGCGAGAAAAAGACAGTGATTATAGGAATGGATTTAAGAAAGCCCAGATTGGCAGACGAATTCAATTTGGTAAACCAATATGGGGTTGTCAATTATTTGATAAAGCAAAAAACGCTCAATGAAATAGTAAATAAAACTCAGATTCCATATCTTGATGTTATTCTTTCAGGACCAATTCCCCCTAATCCTTCAGAATTAATTATAAGTGAAGTAATGGGCGAATTAATCGATGAACTTAAAAAAACATATGATTACATAATACTTGATACGCCTCCTGTTGGACTTGTTTCTGATGCATTAGAATTGATGCAGTATAGTGATGTGACACTGTATGTTGTTAGGCAAAATTATTCGAAAAAAGAAATGATCACATTATTAAATAACCGAGTTAAAAGAGGTGAATTAAGTAATATTAGTATTGTTTTGAACGGTTTTGAAAATAAGGCTAAGTATGGATCAGCCTATGGTTATGGGTATTATGGTAGTTATGGAACATATTCAAATGGGTATCATGAAGAGGAAAAGGAAACAGGTTTTCTTAAAAATATTTTTAAAATATTTAAAAAATAA
- the ctlX gene encoding citrulline utilization hydrolase CtlX, with protein MKQTTNAIVMIRPVAFRMNEQTAVNNYYQKVLDGLLPSTVNAKAQQEFDAFVEKLRSVGVDVTVIEDTVETDTPDSVFPNNWVSFHENGEVALYPMFAENRRQERREDILDVLEEKGFEITDIMDYTSAEEDGIFLEGTGSLILDRANGKAYCALSPRADEELFIEFCEDFDYAPVIFEAFQTVNGERKLIYHTNVMMCIGETFAVICADSIDDKKERKMVLENLKADKKDIILITEAQVNNFAGNMLEVLGTNGKKYIVMSTSAYQSLSEKQIAQLESHAEILSSGLDTIEACGGGSARCMMAEVFLPRS; from the coding sequence ATGAAACAAACGACAAATGCAATCGTAATGATTCGGCCTGTTGCTTTCAGAATGAATGAGCAAACGGCTGTAAATAATTATTATCAAAAAGTATTAGACGGACTTCTGCCAAGTACAGTAAATGCAAAAGCACAACAGGAGTTTGATGCTTTTGTAGAAAAGCTCAGATCCGTAGGTGTAGATGTGACTGTTATCGAAGATACAGTAGAAACAGATACGCCTGATAGTGTTTTTCCAAATAATTGGGTTTCTTTTCATGAAAATGGAGAAGTAGCACTATATCCAATGTTTGCTGAAAATCGTCGTCAGGAACGCCGGGAAGATATTTTGGACGTTTTAGAAGAAAAAGGTTTCGAGATTACAGATATCATGGACTACACATCTGCTGAAGAAGATGGTATTTTTCTGGAAGGAACTGGAAGTTTAATATTGGACAGAGCTAACGGAAAAGCATATTGTGCCTTGTCACCACGTGCAGATGAAGAATTGTTTATTGAATTCTGTGAAGATTTCGATTATGCCCCTGTGATTTTTGAAGCTTTTCAAACAGTAAATGGTGAACGAAAACTTATCTATCATACCAATGTAATGATGTGCATAGGTGAAACTTTTGCAGTGATTTGTGCTGATAGTATTGATGATAAAAAAGAGCGCAAAATGGTTTTGGAGAATTTAAAGGCTGATAAAAAAGACATCATTCTAATTACCGAAGCGCAAGTGAATAACTTTGCCGGTAATATGCTGGAAGTACTAGGAACGAATGGTAAAAAATATATCGTTATGAGTACATCTGCATACCAGAGTCTGTCGGAAAAACAAATTGCACAATTAGAAAGTCATGCCGAAATTTTAAGTTCAGGTTTAGATACTATTGAAGCTTGTGGAGGAGGGAGTGCAAGGTGCATGATGGCTGAAGTTTTTTTGCCAAGAAGTTAA
- a CDS encoding dimethylarginine dimethylaminohydrolase family protein — protein MLQLNIKNETSRLRAVVLGSAVHNGPTPSIEEAYDPKSLEHIKAGTYPLEKDMVVEMEAFNAVFQKYGVKVYRPQIIESYNQIFARDIGFVIDDIFIKSNILPDRERELDAIQYVIDQINPLKVLRPPEDVHIEGGDVMLWNDYIFIGTYKGSDYKDYITARTNMQGVNFIKQLFPNKTVKEFDLVKSKIEARDNALHLDCCFQPLGKDKGIIYKRGFREEADYMYLVKLFGKENLFHIEREEMYNMFSNVFSIDKDVVVSEKNFTRLNNWLRAKGFTVEEIPYAEIAKQEGLLRCSTLPLIRD, from the coding sequence ATGTTGCAATTAAATATTAAGAACGAAACTTCAAGATTGCGTGCTGTGGTTTTGGGTTCTGCCGTTCATAATGGGCCAACTCCTTCAATCGAGGAAGCTTATGATCCCAAATCATTGGAACATATTAAAGCAGGTACTTATCCTCTTGAAAAGGATATGGTTGTTGAAATGGAAGCTTTTAATGCTGTTTTTCAAAAATATGGAGTAAAAGTTTATCGTCCGCAAATTATTGAGAGTTATAATCAAATTTTTGCCCGCGATATAGGTTTTGTAATTGATGATATCTTTATTAAATCAAACATTTTGCCTGATAGAGAGCGTGAACTTGATGCAATTCAGTATGTAATTGACCAGATTAATCCGCTAAAAGTGTTGCGTCCACCAGAAGATGTTCATATAGAAGGAGGCGATGTCATGCTTTGGAACGATTATATCTTTATAGGTACTTATAAAGGAAGTGATTATAAGGATTATATAACCGCCCGGACTAATATGCAAGGCGTTAATTTTATCAAACAATTGTTTCCAAACAAAACTGTGAAAGAATTCGATTTGGTTAAATCCAAAATTGAAGCAAGGGATAATGCTTTACACTTAGATTGTTGTTTTCAGCCTCTTGGAAAAGATAAAGGGATAATTTATAAGAGAGGTTTTCGTGAAGAAGCTGACTATATGTATTTGGTAAAGCTTTTTGGGAAAGAAAATTTATTTCATATCGAAAGAGAAGAAATGTATAACATGTTTTCAAATGTATTTTCGATTGATAAAGATGTTGTGGTTTCTGAGAAAAATTTTACCCGATTAAACAATTGGCTTCGTGCAAAAGGTTTTACTGTAGAAGAAATTCCGTATGCCGAAATTGCAAAGCAGGAAGGATTGTTGAGATGTTCAACTTTACCATTAATTAGAGATTAA
- the carA gene encoding glutamine-hydrolyzing carbamoyl-phosphate synthase small subunit — MKYTTRQSAILLLSDGTIFHGKSIGISGKTFGEVCFNTGMTGYQEIFTDPSYFGQIMVTTNPHIGNYGVNDLEVESESVKIAGLVCKNFSFNYSRAVASGSLEDYFTKQNLICISDVDTRALVSYIRDNGAMNAVICTDGTSIEELKKELANVPDMEGLELASKVSTKESYFIGDENATYKISALDLGIKKNILRNLAKRDCYIKVFPYDSTYEDLTAFNPDGYFLSNGPGDPDPLFGAIEVAKKIIAEDKPLFGICLGHQVIALANGVKTYKMFGGHRGINHPVKNLITGKGEITSQNHGFAVKREALEGHPELELTHIHLNDDTVAGMRMKNKNCFSVQYHPEASPGPHDSSYLFDQFVENIKTSKV; from the coding sequence ATGAAATACACAACTCGACAAAGCGCCATTTTATTACTAAGTGACGGAACTATTTTTCATGGTAAATCTATCGGTATTAGCGGTAAAACTTTTGGTGAAGTTTGTTTTAATACAGGAATGACAGGGTATCAGGAGATTTTTACAGATCCTTCATATTTTGGGCAAATCATGGTGACTACTAATCCGCATATCGGTAATTACGGTGTGAATGATTTAGAAGTTGAATCTGAAAGCGTTAAAATAGCAGGCTTAGTTTGTAAAAACTTTAGTTTTAACTATTCAAGGGCAGTTGCTTCAGGAAGCCTTGAGGATTATTTTACAAAACAAAACCTGATTTGTATTTCTGATGTTGATACTCGTGCTCTGGTGAGTTACATTCGTGATAATGGTGCTATGAATGCAGTTATTTGTACAGATGGAACTTCTATTGAAGAGTTAAAGAAGGAATTGGCTAATGTGCCTGATATGGAAGGTTTGGAGCTGGCTTCTAAAGTGTCAACTAAAGAGTCGTACTTTATTGGTGATGAAAATGCTACATACAAAATTTCAGCATTAGACTTGGGCATAAAAAAGAATATATTAAGAAATCTTGCTAAGAGAGATTGTTATATTAAAGTTTTTCCATACGATTCAACTTATGAAGATTTGACTGCATTTAATCCTGATGGTTATTTCTTGTCAAATGGTCCCGGAGATCCGGATCCTCTTTTTGGAGCGATTGAAGTTGCTAAGAAAATTATTGCTGAAGACAAACCTTTGTTTGGGATTTGTTTAGGGCATCAGGTAATTGCTCTTGCAAATGGCGTTAAAACGTACAAAATGTTTGGTGGACATAGAGGAATTAATCACCCAGTAAAAAATCTTATTACTGGTAAAGGTGAAATTACTTCTCAAAATCATGGCTTCGCTGTGAAAAGAGAAGCTTTGGAAGGTCATCCGGAATTAGAGCTCACACATATTCATCTAAATGATGATACTGTGGCTGGTATGAGAATGAAGAATAAGAATTGTTTTTCAGTTCAATATCATCCTGAAGCTAGTCCTGGACCACATGATTCTTCTTATTTATTTGATCAATTTGTTGAGAATATCAAAACTAGCAAAGTCTAA
- the recR gene encoding recombination mediator RecR, with product MEFSSKLIEKAVSEMSQLPGIGKRTALRLVLHLLKQPKEQTVFLSQALLNMREDIKFCENCHNISDTKVCEICANSARNHQTICVVEDIRDVMAIENTGQYKGIYHVLGGKISPIEGVGPSQLNITTLVEKVKLDKVVEIIFALSSTMEGDTTNFYIYKQIADSDIVISTIARGISVGDELEYADEVTLGRSILQRIPFEKTFKNN from the coding sequence ATGGAATTTTCATCAAAATTAATAGAAAAAGCAGTCAGCGAAATGTCCCAGTTGCCAGGAATAGGTAAGCGTACGGCCTTGCGTTTGGTCCTTCATCTGTTAAAACAGCCAAAAGAACAAACAGTTTTTTTGTCTCAGGCATTATTAAATATGCGAGAGGATATTAAATTTTGCGAAAATTGTCATAATATTTCTGATACAAAAGTTTGTGAAATTTGTGCCAATTCAGCAAGAAATCATCAGACTATTTGTGTTGTTGAAGATATAAGAGATGTAATGGCTATTGAAAATACAGGGCAATATAAAGGGATTTATCATGTTTTAGGAGGTAAGATTTCTCCAATTGAAGGAGTTGGACCGAGCCAGTTAAATATAACGACTCTTGTTGAAAAGGTAAAATTGGATAAAGTTGTCGAAATTATTTTTGCATTAAGTTCAACGATGGAAGGAGATACCACAAATTTTTATATCTATAAACAAATTGCTGATTCTGATATTGTAATTTCTACAATAGCAAGGGGGATTTCAGTAGGAGATGAATTAGAATATGCTGATGAAGTCACGCTTGGGAGAAGTATTTTACAACGTATACCTTTCGAAAAAACTTTCAAAAACAATTAG
- a CDS encoding citrate synthase, whose protein sequence is MSKIATLEVDGKKIELPVITGSENESAIDINKLRDLTGIITIDPGYKNSGSCKSEITFLDGELGILRYRGYSIEDLAEKASFLEVSYLLIFGELPTAKELDQFENDIKKHSLVNEEMKNIIDGFPKTAHPMGVLSALTSALTAFNPKAVNVDNEKEMYEAICKTMAKFLVIATWTYRKSMGYPLNYYDNTKGYVESFMQLMFKLPTGPYEANPVIVNALDKLFILHADHEQNCSTSTVRMVGSSHAGLFASVSAGVSALWGPLHGGANQAVLEMLEDINKDGGDTDKFLAKAKDKNDPFRLMGFGHRVYKNFDPRAKIIKKAAKEVLETLGVEDPILDIARKLETAALEDEYFKSRNLYPNVDFYSGIIYRALGIPTDMFTVMFAIGRLPGWIAQWKEMRENKEPIGRPRQIYTGHPLREFKSNK, encoded by the coding sequence ATGTCAAAAATAGCTACATTAGAAGTAGATGGTAAGAAAATTGAACTTCCGGTAATAACAGGAAGCGAAAATGAATCCGCTATCGATATTAACAAATTACGTGATTTAACTGGTATTATTACTATTGATCCTGGTTATAAAAATTCTGGTTCATGCAAAAGTGAAATTACTTTTCTGGATGGAGAATTAGGAATTTTACGTTACAGAGGATATTCAATCGAAGATCTTGCTGAAAAAGCAAGCTTCTTAGAGGTTTCTTATCTTTTGATTTTCGGAGAGCTGCCAACAGCTAAAGAATTAGATCAATTCGAAAATGACATTAAAAAACATTCTTTGGTGAACGAAGAAATGAAAAACATCATTGATGGTTTTCCAAAAACAGCTCACCCAATGGGAGTTTTATCTGCTTTGACAAGTGCGTTAACAGCATTTAATCCTAAAGCAGTTAATGTTGATAATGAAAAAGAAATGTACGAAGCTATTTGTAAAACAATGGCTAAATTTCTTGTAATTGCTACTTGGACTTATAGAAAATCAATGGGGTATCCATTAAATTACTACGATAATACAAAAGGATATGTGGAAAGTTTTATGCAATTAATGTTTAAATTGCCTACAGGTCCTTATGAAGCAAATCCGGTAATTGTTAATGCTTTAGATAAACTATTTATTCTTCATGCAGATCATGAGCAAAACTGCTCAACTTCAACAGTTAGAATGGTAGGTTCATCACATGCAGGTTTGTTTGCGTCTGTTTCAGCAGGAGTTTCTGCTCTTTGGGGACCTCTTCACGGAGGTGCGAATCAGGCAGTTCTTGAAATGTTGGAAGATATTAATAAAGATGGTGGTGATACAGATAAGTTTTTGGCGAAAGCAAAAGATAAAAATGATCCTTTCCGTTTAATGGGATTTGGGCACAGGGTTTACAAAAATTTCGATCCAAGAGCTAAAATCATCAAAAAAGCGGCTAAAGAAGTTTTAGAAACTTTAGGTGTTGAAGATCCTATTTTAGATATTGCAAGAAAATTAGAAACAGCTGCTCTTGAAGATGAATACTTCAAATCAAGAAATTTATATCCAAATGTTGATTTCTACTCTGGAATTATTTACAGAGCATTAGGGATTCCAACTGATATGTTTACAGTTATGTTCGCAATTGGAAGGTTACCAGGATGGATAGCGCAATGGAAAGAAATGCGTGAAAACAAAGAGCCAATTGGAAGACCAAGACAAATTTATACAGGTCATCCATTGAGGGAATTTAAATCTAATAAATAA
- the eno gene encoding phosphopyruvate hydratase, protein MSIIIKVHARQILDSRGNPTIEVDVVTENGVLGRAAVPSGASTGEHEAVELRDGGKAYLGKGVLNAVNNVNTVIAEELVGTSVFEQNTIDQLMIDLDGTPNKSKLGANAILGVSLAAAKAAANELGLPLYRYVGGVSANTLPVPMMNIINGGSHSDAPIAFQEFMIFPVKATSFTHAMQMGTEIFHSLKKVLHDRGLSTAVGDEGGFAPNLAGGTEDALDTIKLAVEKAGYSFGDEIMIALDCAASEFYVNGKYDYTKFEGETGKIRTSEEQAEYLAELAAKYPIISIEDGMYEDDWDGWKALTEKIGDKVQLVGDDLFVTNVARLSTGIEKGIANSILVKVNQIGTLTETIAAVNMAKNAGYTSVMSHRSGETEDNTIADLAVALNCGQIKTGSASRSDRMAKYNQLLRIEEELGSTAYFPGLNAFKIK, encoded by the coding sequence ATGAGTATTATAATTAAAGTTCACGCAAGACAAATTCTTGATTCCAGAGGGAATCCTACTATAGAAGTAGATGTAGTTACAGAAAATGGAGTTTTAGGTAGAGCGGCGGTTCCATCTGGAGCTTCAACTGGAGAGCATGAAGCTGTTGAATTACGTGATGGTGGAAAAGCTTATCTGGGTAAAGGAGTTTTGAATGCAGTGAATAATGTAAATACTGTTATTGCTGAAGAATTAGTTGGGACTTCTGTTTTTGAACAAAATACTATTGATCAGTTAATGATTGATTTGGATGGAACTCCAAACAAATCTAAATTAGGTGCTAATGCAATTTTAGGAGTTTCTTTGGCTGCTGCAAAAGCTGCTGCTAACGAGCTAGGATTACCTTTATACAGATATGTAGGGGGAGTTTCTGCTAATACATTGCCTGTGCCAATGATGAACATCATCAATGGCGGATCTCACTCTGATGCGCCTATCGCATTCCAAGAGTTTATGATTTTCCCTGTAAAAGCAACTTCTTTTACACATGCTATGCAAATGGGAACTGAAATTTTCCACAGCTTGAAAAAAGTATTACACGATAGAGGTTTAAGTACTGCTGTTGGTGATGAAGGAGGTTTTGCTCCAAATTTAGCCGGGGGTACCGAAGATGCTTTAGATACTATTAAGTTAGCTGTTGAGAAAGCTGGATATTCTTTCGGAGACGAAATTATGATCGCTCTTGACTGCGCTGCTTCTGAGTTTTATGTAAACGGAAAATACGATTATACTAAATTTGAAGGAGAAACTGGAAAAATCAGAACATCTGAAGAGCAGGCTGAGTATTTAGCTGAACTTGCTGCTAAATATCCAATTATTTCTATTGAGGATGGTATGTACGAAGATGACTGGGATGGATGGAAAGCTCTAACTGAAAAAATTGGAGATAAAGTACAATTAGTAGGTGATGATTTGTTCGTTACTAATGTTGCCCGTTTGTCAACTGGTATCGAAAAAGGAATTGCTAACTCTATATTAGTAAAAGTAAACCAAATTGGAACTTTAACAGAAACAATTGCTGCGGTAAACATGGCTAAAAATGCAGGTTATACTTCTGTAATGTCTCACCGTTCTGGAGAAACTGAAGATAATACTATTGCAGATTTAGCTGTAGCTTTAAATTGTGGTCAAATTAAAACTGGTTCTGCTTCTCGTTCAGATCGTATGGCAAAATACAATCAGTTATTAAGAATTGAAGAGGAATTAGGAAGTACCGCTTATTTCCCTGGGTTAAATGCTTTTAAGATCAAATAA